A portion of the Streptomyces platensis genome contains these proteins:
- a CDS encoding RICIN domain-containing protein yields the protein MMTAEPIPHRSRQRGTALFLATALAGLGMAAFPLAGTAQAADPQCDQTAVLGCLDLSPAPMNPDLHMGFQDDAPTNGSGLYARKGSAAGNWSFRGNDDGSFQMVNNGTGKCVETVQPDSSISLHFPQLADCSGADVQKFYAQKEDDQGNYRIRSVTTDKCLDARRAYSPENRPEPVLELYGCIAESSGQIWNVAGMTPGQDKPSSALDAMATRYALRQFDNGSGVIKSATYDITDSSQKVTWKNELVSQSSSEKGQGPYCSNPGPAGSGDLTCTMNWTQTTSKETNWSNTFNVGITAGFSGTQKTPVTAQLSIGYSHTWGGSVTEAEMSGNGVLVVVPPGYKGWLARKVPYKATTGDWTITTDIGKSWKGTGTVNQAVSGVEGYYPELVKCTDQTTDEACTSTSNGQ from the coding sequence ATGATGACCGCTGAACCGATTCCCCACCGATCACGCCAACGGGGCACTGCTCTGTTCCTCGCCACCGCTCTGGCCGGCTTGGGTATGGCGGCATTCCCGCTCGCCGGAACAGCCCAGGCGGCCGACCCGCAGTGCGACCAGACGGCTGTCCTCGGGTGCCTGGACCTTTCGCCGGCACCGATGAACCCGGACTTGCACATGGGGTTTCAAGATGACGCACCAACCAACGGCAGTGGGCTCTACGCGCGAAAGGGCAGCGCCGCCGGCAACTGGAGCTTTCGTGGTAACGACGACGGAAGCTTCCAGATGGTGAACAACGGCACCGGAAAGTGTGTCGAGACCGTGCAACCCGATTCGAGCATCAGCCTCCACTTCCCTCAGCTGGCGGACTGCTCCGGCGCAGACGTGCAGAAGTTCTACGCGCAAAAGGAAGACGACCAAGGCAACTACCGCATCCGGAGCGTGACCACCGACAAGTGTCTGGATGCCAGGCGCGCGTATTCCCCGGAAAATCGCCCGGAACCCGTGCTGGAACTCTACGGCTGTATTGCCGAAAGCAGCGGCCAGATATGGAACGTCGCGGGAATGACTCCCGGGCAGGACAAGCCGTCGTCCGCGCTCGACGCCATGGCGACCCGGTACGCCCTGAGGCAGTTCGACAACGGGTCCGGCGTCATCAAGTCGGCGACCTACGACATCACCGATTCCTCCCAGAAGGTGACCTGGAAGAACGAGCTCGTCTCACAATCCAGCAGTGAGAAGGGGCAGGGCCCGTACTGCAGCAACCCGGGCCCCGCGGGAAGTGGCGACCTGACCTGCACCATGAACTGGACGCAGACCACCTCGAAGGAAACCAACTGGTCCAACACCTTCAACGTCGGCATTACCGCTGGATTCTCGGGAACCCAGAAGACTCCTGTGACGGCCCAGCTCTCCATTGGCTACTCCCACACCTGGGGTGGAAGCGTCACCGAGGCTGAGATGTCCGGTAACGGCGTCCTGGTTGTGGTGCCTCCCGGGTACAAGGGATGGCTGGCGCGGAAGGTGCCCTACAAGGCGACGACCGGCGACTGGACGATCACCACGGACATCGGAAAGAGCTGGAAGGGCACCGGCACGGTCAATCAGGCCGTCAGCGGAGTCGAGGGCTACTATCCCGAACTCGTGAAGTGCACGGACCAGACCACCGACGAGGCATGCACCTCCACGAGCAACGGGCAGTAG
- a CDS encoding M14 family metallopeptidase produces the protein MRPRIRGGRTTVLAALLSLALAAPIAAAQAQNAPSAGPTAGPAQQAELPHQYEVTGLATRTERTALAATGVSIDEVHARAVVITATRAQATAVRQLGHTLRKLPDPPGFATSPHKPRGKDFPAGYTNYHTYDEATKEIDALVAKHPDILSKQVIGTSHEGRNLLALKLSKNVTKDEQEPEVLFTAHQHAREHLTVEMALYLLNEFTSKYGSDSRITKMLDSREIWIIPDLNPDGGEYDIASGSFRSWRKNRQPNAGSRAVGTDLNRNWDFKWGCCGGSSSSPSSETYRGASAASAPEVQVVSKFVHDRKVGGKQQITAAIDFHTYSELVLWPFGFTNDDTGDGMTKDEHDTFATLGKNMAATNGYTPEQSSDLYITDGAIDDWLWGDQRIFAYTFEMFPSSFGSGGFYPKDSVIPKETSRNREAVLRFLEIADCPYRAIGKEGQYCKGS, from the coding sequence ATGCGACCACGTATCCGCGGCGGACGTACGACCGTCCTCGCCGCACTCCTCTCCCTCGCGCTCGCCGCCCCCATCGCCGCCGCCCAGGCGCAGAACGCCCCATCGGCCGGGCCCACCGCCGGCCCCGCCCAACAGGCCGAACTCCCCCACCAATACGAGGTCACCGGCCTCGCCACCCGTACGGAACGCACCGCCCTGGCCGCGACCGGCGTCAGCATCGACGAGGTCCACGCCCGCGCGGTCGTCATCACCGCGACCCGCGCCCAGGCCACCGCGGTCCGACAACTCGGGCACACACTGCGCAAGTTGCCCGACCCGCCGGGCTTCGCCACGTCCCCGCACAAGCCCCGCGGCAAGGACTTCCCGGCCGGCTACACGAACTACCACACCTACGACGAGGCCACGAAGGAGATCGACGCCCTCGTCGCCAAGCACCCGGACATCCTGAGCAAGCAGGTCATCGGCACCTCCCATGAGGGCCGCAACCTCCTCGCCCTCAAACTCAGCAAGAACGTCACCAAGGACGAGCAGGAGCCCGAGGTCCTCTTCACCGCCCACCAGCACGCCCGGGAACACCTCACGGTCGAGATGGCCCTCTACCTGCTCAACGAGTTCACCTCGAAGTACGGCAGCGACTCCCGCATCACCAAGATGCTCGACTCCCGCGAGATCTGGATCATCCCCGACCTGAACCCGGACGGCGGCGAGTACGACATCGCCTCCGGCTCCTTCCGCAGCTGGCGCAAGAACCGCCAGCCCAACGCGGGTTCCCGTGCGGTCGGCACCGACCTCAACCGCAACTGGGACTTCAAGTGGGGCTGCTGCGGCGGCTCCTCGTCCAGCCCCTCCTCCGAGACCTACCGCGGCGCCTCCGCCGCCTCCGCCCCCGAGGTCCAGGTCGTCTCGAAGTTCGTCCACGACCGCAAGGTGGGCGGCAAACAGCAGATCACGGCCGCCATCGACTTCCACACCTACAGCGAACTGGTCCTGTGGCCCTTCGGCTTCACCAACGACGACACCGGCGACGGCATGACCAAGGACGAACACGACACCTTCGCCACCCTCGGCAAAAACATGGCCGCCACCAACGGCTACACCCCCGAGCAGTCCAGCGACCTGTACATCACCGACGGCGCGATCGACGACTGGCTCTGGGGCGACCAGCGCATCTTCGCCTACACCTTTGAGATGTTCCCGTCCTCGTTCGGGTCCGGCGGCTTCTACCCGAAGGATTCGGTGATCCCGAAGGAGACGTCCCGGAACCGGGAGGCGGTGCTGCGGTTCCTGGAGATCGCCGACTGCCCGTACCGGGCGATCGGCAAGGAAGGGCAGTACTGCAAGGGGAGTTGA
- a CDS encoding trypsin-like peptidase domain-containing protein, with protein MNRPLVGTLATAALGAATLLGTVGTAHAAPQDGGRYPTQHKKTKAVDFAGSVALSNCSGSVVRMPGSKPEDPALVMSNGHCLEGDMPGAGEVVVDKPSSRSFTLLDKSAGKLGTIKATKVAYATMTDTDVSFYETGSTYAEIEKKYKVKPLELATEHPAKDAKISIVSGYWKKIYSCGIDGFAATLKEGEWTWKDSVRYTPECQIIGGTSGSPVVDTATGKVTAINNTSNESGEECTLNNPCEVDENGKKTVHKGIGYAQETYQIPKCFGDGNKLDLNAEGCVLPKPKAARR; from the coding sequence ATGAATCGACCTCTCGTCGGCACCCTGGCCACGGCCGCACTGGGCGCCGCAACCCTGCTGGGCACCGTCGGAACGGCGCACGCCGCGCCGCAGGACGGTGGCCGGTACCCCACGCAGCACAAGAAGACCAAGGCGGTGGACTTCGCCGGCAGTGTCGCGCTGAGCAACTGCTCCGGCTCGGTCGTCCGGATGCCCGGTTCGAAGCCGGAGGACCCGGCGCTGGTGATGTCCAACGGCCACTGCCTGGAAGGCGATATGCCCGGCGCCGGTGAGGTCGTCGTCGACAAGCCGTCCAGCCGCAGCTTCACCCTGCTGGACAAGTCGGCCGGCAAGCTGGGCACCATCAAGGCCACCAAGGTCGCCTACGCCACGATGACCGACACCGATGTCTCGTTCTACGAGACCGGGTCGACCTACGCCGAGATCGAGAAGAAGTACAAGGTCAAGCCGCTGGAGCTGGCCACCGAGCACCCGGCCAAGGACGCGAAGATCAGCATCGTCTCCGGCTACTGGAAGAAGATCTACTCCTGCGGCATCGACGGGTTCGCCGCCACCCTCAAGGAGGGCGAGTGGACCTGGAAGGACTCGGTCCGCTACACCCCGGAGTGCCAGATCATCGGCGGCACGTCCGGCTCGCCGGTGGTCGACACCGCGACCGGCAAGGTCACGGCCATCAACAACACCAGCAACGAGAGCGGCGAGGAGTGCACCCTCAACAACCCCTGTGAGGTGGACGAGAACGGCAAGAAGACGGTGCACAAGGGCATCGGCTACGCCCAGGAGACGTACCAGATACCGAAGTGCTTCGGCGACGGCAACAAGCTGGACCTGAACGCCGAGGGCTGTGTGCTGCCGAAGCCGAAGGCCGCGCGCCGGTGA
- a CDS encoding chitinase has protein sequence MPARLLAGLTAAVLTTAALVGASTAQAAGTHRPARSAAAATTAAAVPRHAVTGYWQNFDNGATVQKLKDVDGAYDIIAVSFAEAAGQPGAVTFRLDPAVGYGSTDEFKADIKAKQAAGTSVILSVGGERGAVSVSDAASARNFTDSVSGLMDTYGFDGVDIDLENGLHATYMTQALKALHDRHGDVVVTMAPQTIDMQSPQNEYFKTALGIKGFLTAVNMQYYNSGSMNGCDGKVYAQGTVDFLTALACIQLEGGLDPSQVGIGVPASARAAGGGYVAPSVVNAALDCLTRGSNCGSFKPSRTYPGLRGAMTWSTNWDAANGNAFATQVGAHVHGLP, from the coding sequence CTGCCCGCGAGGCTGCTCGCCGGACTCACCGCCGCGGTGCTGACCACGGCCGCCCTCGTCGGGGCGAGCACCGCCCAGGCGGCCGGGACACACCGCCCGGCTCGCTCCGCCGCGGCCGCCACCACCGCCGCAGCCGTCCCCCGGCACGCGGTCACCGGCTACTGGCAGAACTTTGACAACGGCGCCACGGTGCAGAAGCTCAAGGACGTCGACGGCGCCTACGACATCATCGCGGTCTCGTTCGCCGAGGCGGCCGGGCAGCCCGGCGCGGTCACCTTCCGCCTCGACCCGGCCGTCGGGTATGGCTCCACCGACGAATTCAAGGCAGATATCAAGGCGAAGCAGGCGGCCGGCACGTCGGTGATCCTCTCCGTCGGCGGCGAGCGGGGCGCGGTGTCCGTCAGCGACGCCGCCTCCGCGCGGAACTTCACCGACTCCGTCAGCGGCCTGATGGACACCTACGGCTTCGACGGCGTCGACATCGACCTGGAGAACGGCCTCCACGCGACCTATATGACACAGGCGCTCAAGGCCCTGCACGACCGGCACGGCGATGTCGTGGTCACCATGGCCCCGCAGACCATCGATATGCAGTCACCGCAGAACGAGTACTTCAAGACGGCGCTCGGGATCAAGGGCTTCCTGACGGCGGTCAATATGCAGTACTACAACAGCGGTTCGATGAACGGCTGCGACGGCAAGGTCTACGCCCAGGGCACGGTCGACTTCCTGACCGCGCTCGCCTGTATCCAGCTGGAGGGCGGGCTCGACCCGTCCCAGGTCGGCATCGGGGTTCCGGCCTCGGCCCGGGCGGCCGGCGGCGGCTACGTGGCCCCGTCCGTCGTCAACGCCGCGCTGGACTGCCTCACCCGGGGCAGCAACTGCGGCTCCTTCAAGCCCTCCAGGACCTACCCGGGCCTCCGTGGCGCGATGACCTGGTCCACCAACTGGGACGCGGCCAACGGCAACGCCTTCGCGACCCAGGTGGGCGCGCACGTCCACGGCCTCCCGTAA
- the cpaB gene encoding Flp pilus assembly protein CpaB, translating to MNSRQRRGVILLLLSVLCAVGAFVGVLSVIKNVESKVGPEKTAYRLKSDVAAYKELNPGQFEKVQMPQRWLPPTAVTDLDQVSGKIAVTPLKKGSLLQDDMIVERPALKAGQQEIAIMIDAATGVAGKINPGARVNIYATFEGKRPEDKPVSKVIVAGAQVIDVGKLTPLEAKDPGDTTTANSRQAGEAVPITFALNTPDAQRVAYAESFASHVRLALLAPGNENAIPPGQRSYTLDGDK from the coding sequence ATGAACTCACGCCAGCGCCGCGGAGTGATCCTGCTGCTCCTGTCGGTTCTCTGTGCGGTCGGCGCGTTCGTCGGCGTGCTGTCGGTGATCAAGAACGTCGAGTCCAAGGTCGGTCCCGAGAAGACGGCGTACCGGCTGAAGAGCGATGTCGCGGCCTATAAAGAGCTGAATCCGGGGCAGTTCGAAAAGGTGCAGATGCCGCAGCGGTGGCTGCCGCCCACCGCCGTGACCGACCTGGACCAGGTCAGCGGCAAGATCGCGGTGACCCCGCTGAAGAAGGGGTCGCTGCTCCAGGACGACATGATCGTCGAGCGGCCCGCGCTGAAGGCCGGGCAGCAGGAGATCGCCATCATGATCGACGCCGCCACCGGTGTGGCCGGCAAGATCAACCCCGGTGCCCGGGTGAACATCTACGCCACGTTCGAGGGCAAGCGCCCCGAGGACAAGCCGGTCTCCAAGGTCATCGTCGCGGGCGCCCAGGTCATCGACGTCGGCAAGCTGACGCCTCTGGAGGCCAAGGACCCGGGCGACACCACCACCGCCAACAGCCGGCAGGCCGGTGAGGCCGTCCCGATCACCTTCGCGCTGAACACGCCGGACGCCCAACGGGTCGCGTACGCCGAGTCCTTCGCCTCCCATGTACGGCTCGCCCTGCTCGCCCCCGGCAACGAGAACGCCATACCGCCCGGCCAGCGCAGCTACACCCTCGACGGCGACAAGTGA